The Naumovozyma castellii chromosome 4, complete genome genome contains a region encoding:
- the NCAS0D03150 gene encoding aldo/keto reductase, with product MGLVKQVRFGNSGLRISPIILGCMTFGSKAWNSWLLEDKEEVFALMKFCYDQGIRTFDTADQYSNGLSERLICEFLKRYSIRRETVVIMSKIFFAVDEAIDVPQNINLADAGVQLDVINQRGLSRKHIMDGVARSVERLGTYIDVLQIHRFDAETPMEETMRALNDVVELGQVRYLGASRMLGTQFAEYQFVAQLNGWHQFINWQSQYNLLYREDEREVIPFAKRHNIALTPFYPNAGGLLARPLGQVSARTKSDDPKVKKLTARDKEIINRVEQLSVEKGVSMAQISLAWLLHKGCYPIVGVNSIQRAQESIDALSLQLSEQDLLFLEEMYEPHKLI from the coding sequence ATGGGACTAGTCAAGCAAGTTCGTTTCGGTAACAGTGGATTACGCATCTCGCCCATCATTCTCGGATGCATGACGTTTGGATCCAAGGCGTGGAACTCGTGGCTTTTGGAGGATAAGGAAGAAGTATTTGCcttgatgaaattttgttaTGATCAGGGTATAAGGACGTTCGATACGGCGGATCAGTACAGTAATGGTCTCAGTGAAAGATTAATTTGTGAATTTCTGAAGCGATACTCGATTAGGAGAGAAACAGTCGTTATCATGTCTAAGATTTTCTTTGCAGTGGATGAAGCCATTGATGTGCCTCAGAATATCAATCTTGCGGATGCCGGGGTGCAATTGGATGTGATTAACCAGAGGGGACTGTCACGTAAACATATTATGGATGGTGTGGCACGTTCTGTGGAGAGATTGGGGACGTACATTGATGTTTTGCAAATTCATCGATTCGATGCGGAGACCCCCATGGAGGAGACCATGAGAGCCTTAAATGATGTTGTTGAATTGGGACAAGTTAGATATTTGGGTGCATCTCGGATGTTGGGGACTCAATTTGCAGAGTATCAATTCGTGGCGCAATTGAATGGATGGCACCAATTTATTAACTGGCAAAGTCAGTACAATTTGTTATATAGAGAGGACGAAAGAGAAGTGATTCCATTTGCTAAGAGACATAATATTGCCCTAACACCATTCTACCCGAATGCAGGTGGACTACTAGCTAGACCTTTGGGCCAAGTCAGTGCGAGAACCAAGAGCGATGATCCCAAGGTAAAGAAATTAACTGCAAGGGACAAAGAGATTATTAACCGTGTAGAACAGTTATCTGTGGAGAAGGGTGTTTCCATGGCACAGATCTCGCTAGCATGGCTTCTGCACAAGGGCTGCTACCCGATCGTCGGTGTCAACAGTATCCAGAGGGCACAGGAGTCTATTGACGCACTCTCGTTGCAATTGAGCGAACAGGACC